From the Flavobacterium galactosidilyticum genome, one window contains:
- a CDS encoding MFS transporter encodes MKESKYYPWVVVALLWIVALLNYMDRQMLATMRPSMETDIPELLSGENFGRLMAIFLWIYALMSPVSGIIADKMNRKWLIVGSLFVWSAVTYAMGYANSYNQLYWLRAIMGVSEALYIPAGLSLIADYHQKKTRSLAIGIHMTGLYMGSAIGGFGATIAASFSWHTTFHYFGLIGIIYSVVLVFLLKEFKHPESETKASVATPTKERESVLKGLSVLFTNMSFWIILFYFAIPSLPGWATKNWLPTLFSQNLNIPMEQAGPLATITISVSAFIGVIFGGILSDRWVQKNIKGRVYTSAIGLGLTIPALLLLGFGHSLFNVVGAALCFGIGYGMFDANNMPILCQFVSSKYRATAYGILNMVGVGCGALVTSLLGKYSDSGTLGSGFALMAGVVLVALIVQISFLRPTANDYVDA; translated from the coding sequence ATGAAAGAATCAAAATATTATCCTTGGGTTGTCGTAGCCCTACTGTGGATTGTCGCCTTGCTCAATTACATGGACAGACAAATGTTAGCCACCATGCGCCCATCAATGGAAACTGATATTCCAGAATTATTATCTGGCGAGAATTTTGGTCGATTAATGGCAATATTTCTTTGGATTTATGCATTAATGAGTCCAGTTTCGGGAATTATTGCTGATAAAATGAACAGAAAATGGTTGATTGTTGGTAGCCTTTTTGTTTGGTCAGCTGTTACTTATGCGATGGGATATGCTAATAGTTACAATCAGTTGTATTGGTTAAGAGCAATTATGGGTGTGAGCGAGGCTTTATATATTCCTGCAGGCTTGTCACTTATCGCTGATTATCACCAAAAAAAGACAAGATCATTAGCTATTGGTATTCACATGACGGGATTGTATATGGGTTCTGCAATAGGAGGTTTTGGAGCTACAATTGCTGCCTCTTTTTCATGGCATACTACTTTTCATTATTTTGGATTGATTGGAATTATTTATTCTGTTGTTTTAGTGTTTTTATTAAAGGAATTTAAACATCCCGAATCAGAAACTAAAGCATCTGTTGCTACACCTACAAAGGAAAGAGAATCAGTGCTAAAAGGTTTAAGCGTATTATTTACAAACATGTCTTTTTGGATAATCTTATTTTATTTTGCTATTCCAAGTTTACCAGGTTGGGCTACTAAAAACTGGCTTCCTACTTTATTTTCTCAAAACTTAAATATTCCTATGGAACAAGCTGGACCGCTTGCGACTATTACCATTTCTGTTTCGGCATTTATCGGAGTTATTTTTGGTGGAATACTATCAGATAGATGGGTACAAAAAAACATTAAAGGAAGAGTCTATACGAGTGCCATTGGTTTAGGATTAACTATTCCTGCTTTACTGTTACTTGGTTTTGGTCATTCTTTATTTAATGTAGTAGGAGCAGCGCTATGTTTTGGTATTGGATACGGAATGTTTGATGCTAATAATATGCCAATTCTTTGTCAGTTTGTGTCTTCAAAATATAGAGCTACGGCTTACGGAATTCTTAATATGGTCGGAGTAGGTTGTGGCGCTTTAGTGACTTCATTATTAGGTAAATATTCTGATAGCGGAACCTTAGGGAGTGGATTTGCATTAATGGCTGGTGTCGTTTTAGTTGCATTAATTGTTCAAATCAGTTTTCTACGTCCAACGGCAAATGATTATGTAGATGCCTAA
- a CDS encoding dihydrodipicolinate synthase family protein, which yields MKIQHLQGLISAPFTPFDSNGKLDVSLIPGYYSFLKQNGITGAFINGSTGEGVSTTMAEKKAVAQAWADCSNHDADFKVMAFLAGTCLDDCIELAKHAYEIGLYAVSLTGPFYFKPANIDMLAEVCIKVGKEVPNMPVYYYHIPVLTGVNFPMFDLVRALDGKLPNFAGVKYTHEDFMDFQSCMTYADGKYDMLWGRDENMLSALVLGAKGAVGSTFNYAAPLYYDLIDAFNANDLVKARVLQQKSIDMIRLLGKYGGISVGKAYMKMVGFNLGEFRLPVKNMSDEQFELFKKDVASLNFDEYKSK from the coding sequence ATGAAAATTCAACACTTACAAGGTCTTATTTCTGCTCCATTTACACCATTTGATAGCAACGGGAAATTAGATGTTAGTTTAATTCCTGGGTACTATTCTTTTTTAAAACAAAACGGAATAACGGGAGCTTTTATTAATGGTTCAACAGGTGAAGGAGTTTCTACAACCATGGCGGAAAAGAAAGCAGTAGCACAAGCTTGGGCAGACTGTAGTAATCATGATGCCGACTTTAAAGTAATGGCTTTTTTAGCAGGTACTTGTCTTGATGATTGTATCGAGTTAGCTAAACATGCTTACGAAATTGGTTTATACGCTGTTTCACTGACAGGTCCTTTTTATTTTAAACCTGCAAATATAGATATGCTTGCTGAAGTATGTATCAAAGTTGGAAAAGAAGTGCCAAATATGCCTGTTTATTACTATCATATTCCAGTTTTGACCGGAGTTAACTTTCCGATGTTTGATCTAGTGAGAGCACTAGATGGTAAGCTTCCCAATTTTGCTGGAGTAAAATATACCCATGAAGATTTTATGGATTTCCAAAGTTGCATGACGTATGCTGATGGTAAGTACGATATGCTTTGGGGACGTGATGAAAATATGCTTTCAGCTTTAGTATTAGGAGCAAAAGGTGCTGTAGGAAGCACTTTTAATTATGCAGCTCCATTGTATTACGATTTGATTGATGCATTCAATGCCAATGATTTGGTTAAAGCTCGTGTTTTACAACAAAAATCCATTGACATGATTCGTTTGTTAGGGAAATATGGCGGAATCTCAGTTGGTAAAGCATACATGAAAATGGTAGGATTCAATTTAGGTGAATTCAGATTGCCTGTAAAAAACATGAGTGATGAACAATTTGAATTATTCAAAAAAGATGTAGCAAGTTTAAATTTTGATGAATATAAGTCAAAATAA
- a CDS encoding galactose oxidase, translated as MNKSIFPLLFISLIMATTDAFSQKKEVNHVDWTTAAQLQNSDGSLSIGYAGPINGISNEVLIVSGGANFPDKMPWEGGKKSYSKTIHVLEKCKDQYTWNNEVKSVLPEAIAYCGSTSTDLGVVYVGGENENGLSNKSYLLKWNAAKKEVEAKVLPDFPFAIANISLTHIGKTVYAVGGDEAAKSSDFFASLDLNEANPQWKALPNLPLALANAVVIAQKGKNGVNIYVVGGRTKTASGISDLHNTTFVFDVKKQIWEAAATISDGKNSTNFSAGAGVAVGTHSVLIVGGDNGVIFHQIETYLSQIAQAESEELKAELIAKKNKLVTNHPGFFNGILLYNTLTNEWSKVGELPFLPHVTTPAVLWDKKIILSNGEIKPGIRTPNVMLGTIKK; from the coding sequence ATGAACAAATCTATTTTTCCTTTACTTTTTATATCCCTTATTATGGCAACAACTGATGCATTTTCTCAAAAGAAAGAAGTAAATCATGTAGATTGGACGACAGCTGCCCAATTGCAAAATTCGGATGGTAGTCTTTCAATTGGTTACGCAGGACCAATTAACGGTATTAGTAATGAGGTGCTAATTGTTAGCGGTGGTGCCAACTTCCCTGATAAAATGCCTTGGGAAGGAGGAAAGAAAAGTTATTCTAAAACCATTCATGTACTTGAAAAATGCAAAGATCAATATACTTGGAATAATGAAGTAAAAAGTGTATTGCCTGAAGCTATTGCTTATTGTGGATCGACATCTACTGATTTAGGTGTGGTTTATGTAGGTGGCGAAAATGAAAATGGACTTTCTAATAAATCATATCTTTTAAAATGGAATGCCGCTAAAAAAGAAGTGGAAGCTAAAGTATTACCCGATTTTCCTTTCGCTATTGCAAATATTTCTCTGACTCATATTGGTAAAACAGTTTATGCTGTTGGCGGAGATGAGGCAGCTAAATCCTCTGATTTTTTTGCTAGTCTAGACTTGAATGAAGCCAACCCGCAATGGAAAGCTTTACCCAATTTACCTTTGGCTTTAGCCAATGCGGTTGTAATTGCTCAAAAAGGAAAAAACGGAGTTAATATTTATGTAGTAGGCGGAAGAACTAAAACAGCTTCTGGAATAAGTGATTTACATAATACTACTTTTGTTTTCGATGTAAAAAAACAAATCTGGGAAGCTGCGGCAACGATTTCTGACGGAAAAAACAGCACTAACTTTTCAGCGGGAGCTGGAGTTGCCGTAGGAACTCATTCTGTGTTAATTGTTGGTGGAGACAATGGTGTTATTTTTCACCAAATAGAAACCTATCTATCTCAAATTGCTCAAGCAGAATCAGAAGAATTAAAAGCGGAACTCATCGCTAAGAAAAATAAATTAGTAACGAATCATCCCGGATTTTTCAACGGAATTTTGTTATACAATACGCTAACAAATGAATGGTCAAAAGTAGGAGAGTTACCTTTTTTACCTCATGTTACCACTCCAGCCGTTTTATGGGATAAAAAAATAATCCTGTCTAACGGGGAAATTAAACCTGGAATTCGTACACCTAATGTTATGTTAGGAACCATCAAGAAATAA